In a genomic window of Sporosarcina trichiuri:
- a CDS encoding sigma-70 family RNA polymerase sigma factor, whose protein sequence is MSPFEEVLEQYEPMISSIIRKLHIYREFEQFRQAGRIALWQAWSRFDEAKGDFAPFAYRSIYGALLDELKRETRFSDVHVPAEDDLLEYASTDADSDTSASSRLEEVLLQLTAEEKELLTLLYDDRVTQTVCAAHFGISVAGVKKRRERLLGKLRGQLGD, encoded by the coding sequence ATGAGTCCATTTGAAGAAGTGTTGGAGCAATACGAGCCGATGATCTCCTCGATCATCCGCAAACTGCATATCTACCGCGAGTTCGAACAGTTCCGCCAGGCAGGCCGCATTGCCCTTTGGCAGGCGTGGAGCCGGTTCGATGAAGCAAAGGGGGATTTCGCGCCATTCGCCTACCGTTCCATTTACGGTGCACTGCTCGACGAACTGAAGCGCGAGACACGGTTCAGCGATGTTCATGTCCCGGCGGAAGACGACCTGCTGGAGTACGCAAGCACGGACGCGGACAGCGACACATCGGCCTCCAGCCGGCTGGAAGAAGTGCTGCTGCAGCTGACAGCAGAGGAGAAGGAACTGCTCACCCTGTTATATGATGACCGCGTGACGCAGACGGTCTGCGCCGCCCATTTCGGGATCTCGGTGGCTGGGGTGAAGAAGCGGCGGGAGCGGTTGTTGGGGAAGCTGCGGGGGCAGTTGGGGGATTGA